The following proteins come from a genomic window of Synechococcus sp. BIOS-E4-1:
- a CDS encoding site-2 protease family protein, translating to MGDGWQLMRIGGIPLRVHPSWFIVLVLFTMAFQQQVSKLPAAAGADWISWSMGLLTALLLFVSVLLHELGHSLVALREGVKVSSITLFLMGGVARVERECSTAMGSLRVAAAGPAVSLILGALLLFSVHAAEHVSPLLGNLVAQLGALNLVLALFNLLPGLPLDGGLILKSIVWQWTGSQRRGIQVATASGRFLSLLAVMIGFWIVLRGGGFAGLWLVLLGWFGMSASRSQIQTLALQQVLKRETVGPATSRRFRVVEADQSLRTLSKLRLGAVDSGDPCLQDWVLVCRGGRWIGFITDQPLKDLPVQQWDRQTIADHLQSLELLPSIKQTAPLWEAVLALEDTEQGRMLVLGPAGLPDGTLDRCDLGEAVLKGLSVKLPEAMLTAARRSNTYPFGMPLAQVVQSMQASGLLDDQSAETPSR from the coding sequence TTGGGTGATGGCTGGCAACTGATGCGAATCGGCGGGATCCCTCTGAGGGTCCATCCCAGTTGGTTCATTGTTCTGGTGTTGTTCACCATGGCCTTTCAGCAGCAGGTCTCCAAACTCCCAGCCGCGGCGGGTGCCGACTGGATCAGCTGGTCGATGGGGCTGCTCACTGCGCTGCTGCTGTTCGTGTCTGTGCTGTTGCATGAGCTTGGCCATTCCCTTGTAGCCCTGCGCGAGGGTGTGAAGGTGAGCAGCATCACGTTGTTTCTGATGGGCGGAGTCGCCCGGGTGGAACGGGAATGCTCCACAGCGATGGGCTCGCTGAGGGTGGCTGCCGCAGGCCCGGCGGTGAGTCTGATTCTTGGAGCTCTGTTGCTCTTCAGTGTTCACGCCGCTGAACACGTCAGCCCACTGCTGGGAAACCTTGTGGCTCAGCTGGGAGCTCTCAATCTGGTGCTGGCGCTGTTCAATCTGCTGCCTGGATTGCCTCTGGATGGCGGCTTGATTCTTAAATCCATCGTCTGGCAATGGACGGGCAGTCAACGTCGGGGAATTCAGGTGGCGACCGCCAGTGGTCGGTTCTTGTCACTCCTCGCCGTGATGATCGGGTTCTGGATTGTGCTCAGGGGCGGCGGATTTGCCGGTCTCTGGCTGGTGCTTCTCGGCTGGTTCGGAATGAGCGCTTCACGCAGTCAGATCCAGACCTTGGCGCTGCAGCAGGTGCTCAAAAGGGAAACCGTTGGACCGGCGACGTCCCGTCGATTCCGCGTGGTGGAGGCCGATCAGAGTCTGCGCACGCTTAGCAAGCTGCGTCTGGGAGCCGTGGACAGCGGCGATCCTTGCCTTCAGGATTGGGTGCTCGTCTGTCGAGGTGGTCGATGGATTGGCTTCATCACTGATCAACCACTCAAGGACCTCCCTGTTCAGCAATGGGATCGCCAGACCATTGCCGATCATCTTCAGTCGCTCGAGCTCCTGCCATCGATCAAGCAGACCGCACCGCTCTGGGAGGCGGTCCTTGCCCTGGAGGACACTGAGCAGGGGCGAATGCTGGTTCTAGGACCTGCCGGTCTACCCGACGGAACCCTTGATCGCTGTGACCTGGGCGAAGCCGTTCTGAAGGGTTTATCTGTGAAACTGCCCGAGGCCATGCTCACGGCCGCCCGTCGTTCCAACACCTATCCGTTCGGGATGCCTTTGGCGCAGGTGGTGCAAAGCATGCAGGCCTCAGGTCTTCTGGATGATCAAAGCGCTGAAACGCCTAGCCGATAA
- a CDS encoding phosphoribosylanthranilate isomerase: protein MVDQGLSLKICGLTDCDQACEIAAMGVDAIGVIGVPDTPRFVEPNQRRAIFQSLTQEHPVLKRVWVVADPSDAQLASALSGEGKPTVVQLHGEESPQRCADLRRLHPGVDWWKALRLREEADLNGIDGYFTSVDALLLDAWSPNQLGGTGHRLDPAWIERLQTRLCSDLPWWLAGGISAEWIPTLLDQVTPFGLDASSRLEHSPGVKDLRRVEALVKAVRVKSGKQG, encoded by the coding sequence ATGGTCGATCAGGGCCTGTCTCTCAAGATCTGCGGCCTGACCGACTGCGACCAGGCCTGTGAGATCGCTGCCATGGGGGTGGATGCGATCGGCGTGATCGGAGTGCCGGACACTCCTCGTTTCGTGGAGCCGAATCAGCGCAGGGCAATCTTCCAGAGCCTGACCCAGGAGCATCCTGTGCTGAAGCGGGTCTGGGTCGTGGCAGACCCCAGCGATGCACAGCTTGCATCGGCACTGTCTGGCGAGGGAAAGCCCACCGTGGTGCAGTTGCACGGGGAAGAGTCACCGCAGCGATGCGCTGATCTGCGTCGGCTTCACCCCGGGGTCGACTGGTGGAAAGCGCTACGCCTGCGTGAAGAAGCGGATCTCAACGGCATCGACGGCTATTTCACCAGCGTGGATGCCCTGCTTCTGGATGCCTGGAGCCCGAATCAGCTGGGAGGGACTGGTCATCGTCTCGATCCTGCCTGGATTGAGCGACTGCAGACAAGGCTCTGCAGCGATCTGCCCTGGTGGCTGGCTGGAGGGATCAGCGCTGAGTGGATCCCAACACTGTTGGATCAGGTCACCCCCTTTGGTCTGGATGCTTCCAGCCGCCTGGAGCACAGTCCTGGGGTGAAGGATCTCCGTCGTGTCGAAGCGCTGGTCAAGGCGGTCAGGGTCAAATCGGGCAAGCAGGGATAG